In the genome of Pseudomonas sp. P5_109, one region contains:
- a CDS encoding glutathione S-transferase, giving the protein MKLIGMLDSPYVRRVAISAKCLGITLEHQSVSVFRHFEQFQLINPVVKAPTLVLEDGEVLMDSTLIIDYLQTLADNSLMPVEASQRLRALRLVGLALAASEKSVQLYYERNLRPAEIQFEPWVQRVEGQLVAAYSALERELEKQPLKTDGSIEQDGITLAVAWSFTNLVVPDQVSAAQFPRIAAFTAYAEGLEVFLSTPIE; this is encoded by the coding sequence ATGAAGCTGATCGGTATGCTGGACTCGCCCTATGTCAGGCGCGTCGCCATTTCTGCCAAATGCCTGGGAATCACCCTGGAACATCAATCGGTCTCGGTGTTCCGCCACTTCGAACAATTCCAGCTGATCAACCCGGTGGTCAAGGCGCCCACCCTGGTGCTGGAGGATGGTGAAGTGTTGATGGATTCGACACTGATCATCGATTACCTGCAAACCCTGGCCGACAACAGCCTGATGCCTGTCGAAGCGAGTCAGCGCCTGCGCGCGTTGCGCCTGGTTGGCCTGGCCTTGGCCGCCAGCGAAAAATCCGTGCAGCTTTACTACGAGCGCAACCTGCGGCCGGCGGAAATTCAATTCGAACCTTGGGTGCAGCGGGTCGAAGGACAGCTGGTGGCGGCCTATTCGGCGCTGGAACGGGAGCTGGAAAAACAGCCGCTGAAGACTGACGGCTCGATTGAGCAGGACGGCATCACCCTCGCCGTAGCCTGGAGCTTCACCAACCTGGTGGTGCCGGACCAGGTGAGTGCGGCGCAGTTTCCGCGAATCGCCGCATTCACTGCGTATGCCGAAGGACTTGAGGTGTTTTTGAGTACACCGATCGAATAG
- a CDS encoding SRPBCC family protein → MATASATIEVPASADQVWQLIGGFNSLPDWLPFIPKSELSEGGRVRRLETSDGAVVVERLQVFDNAGQTYSYSILQAPFPATDYLATIKVEAQGEGARVTWSGRFEPVGVSNEEVEALFTGIYQGGLEALRANYPA, encoded by the coding sequence ATGGCAACTGCATCAGCAACGATCGAAGTCCCGGCCTCGGCCGATCAGGTCTGGCAATTGATTGGCGGATTCAACTCGCTGCCGGACTGGCTGCCGTTCATTCCCAAGAGTGAACTCAGCGAAGGCGGGCGCGTGCGCCGACTGGAAACCAGCGATGGCGCGGTGGTGGTCGAGCGTTTGCAAGTGTTTGACAACGCGGGTCAAACCTACAGCTACTCGATTTTGCAGGCACCCTTTCCGGCGACTGATTATCTGGCGACGATCAAGGTCGAGGCGCAAGGCGAGGGCGCGCGGGTGACCTGGTCCGGGCGGTTTGAACCGGTGGGTGTGAGCAACGAGGAAGTGGAGGCGTTGTTTACCGGCATCTATCAGGGTGGGCTTGAGGCGCTGCGGGCCAATTACCCGGCTTGA
- a CDS encoding response regulator transcription factor: MTRILTIEDDAVTAREIVAELSNHGLDVDWVDNGREGLERAVSGNYDLITLDRMLPELDGLAIVTTLRTMGVATPILMISALSDVDERVRGLRAGGDDYLTKPFATDEMAARVEVLLRRQNTVTAQATTLRVADLELNLISHEASRDGQLLTLLPTEYKLLEFLMRNTGQILSRMMIFEEVWGYHFDPGTNLIDVHIGRLRKKIDPPGNVPLIRTVRGSGYVIAEPV, translated from the coding sequence ATGACCCGCATCTTGACCATCGAAGACGACGCCGTGACCGCCCGGGAAATTGTCGCCGAACTGAGTAACCACGGCCTCGACGTCGACTGGGTCGACAATGGCCGCGAAGGGCTGGAGCGTGCGGTCAGCGGCAACTATGACCTGATCACCCTCGATCGCATGTTGCCCGAGCTCGATGGCCTGGCGATTGTCACCACGCTGCGGACCATGGGCGTGGCCACGCCGATCCTGATGATCAGCGCACTGTCCGACGTCGATGAGCGCGTGCGCGGCTTGCGCGCCGGTGGTGACGACTACCTGACCAAACCCTTCGCCACCGATGAAATGGCCGCCCGGGTCGAAGTCCTGCTGCGCCGGCAGAACACCGTGACCGCCCAGGCCACCACGCTGCGGGTGGCGGACCTGGAGCTGAACCTGATCAGCCACGAAGCCAGCCGCGACGGTCAACTGCTGACGCTGTTGCCCACCGAGTACAAGCTGCTGGAATTCTTGATGCGCAACACCGGGCAAATCCTCTCGCGGATGATGATTTTCGAAGAGGTCTGGGGTTACCACTTCGACCCCGGCACCAACCTGATCGATGTCCACATCGGTCGTCTGCGCAAGAAGATCGACCCGCCTGGCAATGTCCCACTGATTCGGACCGTGCGAGGCTCGGGTTATGTCATTGCCGAACCCGTCTAA
- a CDS encoding DUF2789 domain-containing protein, whose protein sequence is MESPTHDLKGLFDQLGLDSSQKAIDDFIASHSLPDDKKLIDAEFWSPQQAGFLKEQLREDADWARVVDDLNLRMHQTH, encoded by the coding sequence ATGGAATCACCGACACACGACTTGAAAGGCCTGTTCGACCAGCTCGGCCTGGACTCCAGCCAGAAAGCGATCGACGACTTCATTGCCAGCCATTCCCTGCCCGATGACAAGAAACTCATCGACGCCGAATTCTGGTCACCGCAACAGGCCGGCTTCCTCAAGGAACAATTGCGCGAAGACGCGGATTGGGCCCGAGTGGTCGACGACCTGAACCTGCGCATGCACCAAACGCACTGA
- a CDS encoding sensor histidine kinase produces the protein MSLPNPSKGWRSSSSRLLALYSSLFVIWSGILMGVMYYEVSAYLDNLAKHSLMQRQHLFSRFSGEQLVDALAVSMTFDIRGIDAYGLFDAQHRYLSGALRYIPDGLPLDGKIHMLRDCDASDDTDDQTLPADSCDAVATRTLDGRWLVLVRDNGSLFAVTRIILHALFWGVTLTIIPGIVGWYLLRRRPLRRIRGIQASAEAIVAGDLSRRLPLSNRRDELDMLAAIVNAMLERIERLMNEVKGVCDNIAHDLRTPLTRLRAQLYRMQQQAGEGSPQAMQLDLVLAEADTLMARFRGLLRISELEDRQRRSGFVQVDPVALLQELHEFYLPLAEDDGLVFQLHLPASLPPLNGDRALLFEALANLLSNSIKFTPPGGAVILRGVNAGGHTRIEVLDSGPGIPEAEREAVFQRFYRAEAGNQKSGFGLGLSIVAAIVSLHGFTLEVGSSELGGARLVLDCRESLIPQA, from the coding sequence ATGTCATTGCCGAACCCGTCTAAAGGCTGGCGCTCCTCCAGCAGCCGACTGCTGGCGCTCTACAGCTCGCTGTTCGTGATCTGGAGCGGGATTCTCATGGGGGTCATGTACTACGAGGTTTCCGCTTACCTGGACAACCTCGCCAAGCATTCGCTGATGCAGCGCCAGCACCTGTTTTCGCGCTTCTCCGGCGAGCAACTGGTGGACGCCCTCGCCGTCAGCATGACCTTCGACATCCGTGGCATCGACGCCTACGGCCTGTTCGATGCCCAACATCGCTACCTCAGCGGTGCCCTGCGCTACATTCCGGACGGCCTGCCGCTCGATGGCAAGATCCACATGCTGCGCGACTGCGATGCCTCCGACGACACCGACGACCAGACGCTGCCCGCCGACAGTTGCGACGCCGTGGCGACCCGCACCCTCGACGGCCGCTGGCTGGTGCTGGTGCGCGACAACGGTTCGCTGTTCGCCGTGACCCGGATCATTCTTCACGCCCTGTTCTGGGGAGTGACCCTGACCATCATTCCGGGCATCGTCGGCTGGTACTTGCTGCGACGCCGGCCGTTGCGGCGCATTCGCGGGATTCAGGCCAGTGCCGAAGCCATCGTCGCGGGTGACCTGAGCCGGCGGTTGCCACTGTCCAATCGGCGTGACGAACTGGACATGCTCGCCGCCATCGTCAACGCCATGCTCGAACGCATCGAGCGCCTGATGAACGAGGTCAAGGGCGTGTGCGACAACATCGCCCATGACCTGCGTACGCCCCTGACTCGTCTGCGCGCGCAGCTTTACCGCATGCAACAGCAAGCCGGCGAAGGCTCGCCGCAGGCCATGCAACTGGATCTGGTACTGGCCGAGGCCGATACGCTGATGGCGCGTTTCCGTGGTTTGCTGCGGATTTCCGAACTGGAAGACCGCCAGCGCCGCTCCGGTTTCGTGCAAGTGGACCCGGTGGCGTTGTTGCAGGAGCTGCATGAGTTCTATCTGCCCCTGGCCGAAGACGATGGGCTGGTGTTCCAACTGCACCTGCCCGCCTCCTTGCCACCCCTCAATGGCGACCGGGCACTGCTGTTCGAAGCCTTGGCGAACCTGCTGAGCAACTCGATCAAATTCACCCCGCCCGGTGGCGCGGTGATCTTGCGCGGGGTCAATGCCGGCGGGCACACGCGGATCGAAGTGCTCGACTCCGGCCCGGGCATTCCCGAGGCAGAACGCGAGGCGGTGTTCCAGCGCTTCTATCGCGCCGAGGCGGGCAATCAGAAAAGCGGCTTCGGGCTCGGACTGTCCATCGTCGCGGCGATTGTCAGCCTGCACGGTTTTACACTTGAGGTGGGCAGCAGCGAACTGGGTGGCGCGCGGCTGGTGCTCGATTGTCGGGAGAGCCTGATTCCTCAAGCCTGA
- a CDS encoding TraR/DksA family transcriptional regulator: MTKDKLLAMPADDYMNAEQHAFFSELLQNMKVETHERIEQNRIAIESLDTPADPADAASVEEERTWLVNAIDRDQRMLPQLEQALERIKEDSFGWCDDSGEAIGLKRLLISPTTKYCIEAQERHEQIDKHQRQA; encoded by the coding sequence ATGACAAAGGACAAGTTGCTGGCCATGCCGGCGGATGACTACATGAATGCCGAGCAACATGCTTTTTTCTCCGAGCTGTTGCAGAACATGAAAGTCGAAACCCATGAGCGCATCGAACAGAACCGCATCGCCATCGAAAGCCTGGACACCCCGGCCGATCCGGCAGACGCGGCTTCGGTCGAAGAAGAGCGCACCTGGCTGGTAAACGCGATCGATCGCGATCAGCGCATGCTGCCTCAGTTGGAACAAGCCCTTGAGCGCATCAAGGAAGACAGCTTCGGCTGGTGCGACGACAGCGGCGAGGCGATTGGCCTCAAGCGCCTGCTGATCAGCCCGACCACCAAGTACTGCATCGAAGCTCAAGAGCGTCACGAGCAAATCGACAAGCACCAGCGTCAGGCCTGA
- a CDS encoding methyl-accepting chemotaxis protein yields the protein MMTRDGSLVAAVPAPVLLPKSRWLAPTLQSIALMLLLCGMTLGEWSLYLGLPLAVLIIWLPRLRSRATPEAASPDNPDAIGELTRDLSYTTSHNALSAAGVAFSVRQLADKLQSQLTAAAQIVSNAEVMITTEQATSTLSRQALSAASEAHQSGAVGRTELIESIARMHQLSQRASNSRELIEALSLRSDDIQRVTLVIQSIASQTNLLALNAAIEAARAGEHGRGFAVVADEVRGLAARTATATGEVGEMVADIRQRTAQVVEQIRQLSSDLDTGVEQVERTGQHLENIARLAASVESQVGEIAQGADTNREQLDSLFHAIEQMRSDLAVSDQQTQRLAQAAVQMEGQAETISERLAEVGLDDYHQRIYDLAREGASQIAARFEADIDAGRISLDDLFDRHYQTIAHTSPAKYQTRFDRYTDQVLPTIQEPLLPRHEGLVFAIACTQQGYVPTHNNAFSQPLTGDAQIDAVQNRTKRKFADRTGIRCGSHQKAVLLQTYTRDTGELMHDLSVPIMLKGRHWGGLRLGYKPQKPR from the coding sequence ATGATGACGAGAGACGGGTCTCTGGTTGCGGCAGTGCCTGCGCCAGTGCTGTTGCCGAAAAGCCGCTGGCTGGCACCGACGCTGCAAAGCATCGCCCTGATGCTGTTGTTATGTGGCATGACGCTGGGTGAATGGTCGCTCTACCTTGGCCTGCCCCTGGCCGTATTGATTATCTGGCTGCCTCGCCTGCGTTCGCGCGCGACCCCTGAGGCTGCTTCCCCCGACAACCCCGACGCCATCGGCGAGTTGACTCGCGATCTTTCCTACACCACCAGCCATAACGCGCTGTCAGCCGCCGGTGTGGCGTTTTCGGTTCGGCAACTGGCGGACAAGCTGCAATCGCAGCTCACGGCGGCGGCACAGATCGTCAGCAACGCCGAGGTCATGATCACCACCGAACAAGCCACCTCGACACTCAGCCGCCAGGCGCTCAGTGCCGCCAGCGAGGCTCATCAAAGTGGTGCGGTCGGGCGTACGGAGCTGATCGAGTCCATCGCGCGCATGCATCAGCTCAGCCAGCGCGCCAGTAACAGCCGTGAACTGATCGAAGCCTTGAGCCTGCGCAGCGATGATATCCAGCGCGTGACCCTGGTGATTCAGTCCATCGCCAGCCAGACCAACCTGTTGGCGTTGAACGCAGCCATTGAAGCGGCGCGGGCGGGGGAGCACGGTCGCGGGTTTGCAGTGGTGGCCGACGAGGTCCGCGGGCTCGCCGCACGTACGGCGACCGCGACGGGAGAAGTGGGCGAGATGGTCGCCGATATCCGGCAACGCACGGCGCAGGTGGTGGAGCAGATCCGCCAACTGTCCAGCGACCTCGACACTGGCGTCGAACAAGTCGAACGGACGGGACAGCACCTGGAGAACATTGCTCGTCTGGCGGCCAGTGTCGAGTCCCAGGTCGGGGAAATCGCCCAAGGGGCCGACACCAACCGTGAGCAACTCGACAGCCTGTTTCACGCCATCGAACAGATGCGCAGCGATCTGGCGGTCAGCGACCAGCAGACTCAACGCCTGGCCCAGGCGGCGGTGCAAATGGAAGGGCAGGCCGAAACCATCAGCGAGCGTCTTGCCGAAGTGGGGCTGGATGACTATCACCAGCGAATCTATGACCTGGCCCGGGAAGGCGCGAGTCAGATTGCTGCGCGTTTCGAGGCGGATATCGATGCCGGTCGAATCAGTCTCGACGATCTGTTCGACCGCCATTACCAGACTATTGCCCATACCAGCCCGGCCAAGTACCAGACGCGTTTCGACCGCTACACCGATCAGGTTCTGCCAACGATCCAGGAGCCGTTGTTACCGCGCCACGAAGGATTGGTGTTCGCCATCGCCTGCACCCAGCAGGGTTATGTGCCGACCCATAACAACGCGTTCAGCCAACCGCTGACCGGGGACGCACAAATCGATGCCGTGCAGAACCGCACCAAACGCAAGTTCGCTGACCGTACCGGGATTCGCTGTGGCAGCCATCAGAAGGCCGTGTTGCTGCAAACCTATACCCGCGACACCGGCGAGCTGATGCACGATCTCTCGGTGCCGATCATGCTCAAGGGCAGGCATTGGGGCGGTTTGCGCCTGGGCTACAAGCCGCAAAAGCCACGCTAG